One genomic segment of Kocuria rhizophila DC2201 includes these proteins:
- a CDS encoding holo-ACP synthase, producing MIVGTGVDIVDIARFERQLERTPRLRERLFVPHERELAPRSLAARFAVKEAAAKALLAPPGMIWQDCWVSNDEHGAPHLHTTGTVARQQRARGVDTWHVSISHDGGMAVAFVVAEAQEGSRDD from the coding sequence ATGATCGTGGGCACCGGCGTGGACATCGTGGACATCGCGCGTTTCGAGCGGCAGCTCGAGCGCACCCCCCGGCTGCGGGAGCGGCTGTTCGTGCCGCACGAGCGGGAGCTGGCCCCGCGGTCGCTGGCCGCGCGCTTCGCGGTCAAGGAGGCGGCGGCCAAAGCACTGCTGGCGCCGCCGGGGATGATCTGGCAGGACTGCTGGGTCAGCAACGACGAGCACGGCGCGCCCCACCTGCACACCACCGGGACGGTGGCCCGGCAGCAGCGGGCTCGCGGTGTGGACACGTGGCACGTGAGCATCTCCCACGACGGCGGCATGGCCGTGGCGTTCGTGGTGGCCGAGGCACAGGAAGGATCCCGCGATGATTGA
- a CDS encoding bifunctional ADP-dependent NAD(P)H-hydrate dehydratase/NAD(P)H-hydrate epimerase, translating to MIDARSGESIRRAEQPLLDEGQGDALMHRAARGLTRECEAQLRAGSGALGGTRAVVLVGPGNNGGDGLWAGAFLRRGGVAVVAVLTGSRAHEAGLEAFRRAGGVVTRLVEDAVRGHGPGAAGEQGGAARDAAGASPGNGAGSDGPATDGTGAATHGAGAGGHGSRRTGDRTATADSPAEAVAAAEPVDVAGAAELLWAADLVVDAVLGTGASGGLRGPVADLVREFEERRGRDARAGQRRPRVVACDIVSGVSADTGQSPGPVLTADATVTFGSAKTGHVVSPGEQATGALTVVSIGIEDLLGPAAVHRVEHRDVLEAWPRPTATDTKYSRGVLGVVAGAPSYPGAAIMCTQAAVNAGAGMVRFLGDAAARAMVLTRSPEVVCSDDQPWDVHVQAWLAGPGVVGDESQAARVQAVIEAAEPAVLDAGALDAAARSVADARLGPHKVLTPHAGELSQIFDWLHGFGLCEAGVERTEIEANPLHWAREAARLTGATVLLKGATTVIASPVASAPGHRAEYAAAAPSEPRPDREQGGGADPAASSSTAHREASPSTPDECLCLSVGGASAWLATAGSGDTLAGILGTVLAHVAEHLDALAGLGPWACGDGRWAAAAALGAGLHALASRAHGEGPVPPSVLAENVRAVLTRP from the coding sequence ATGATTGACGCCCGCTCCGGTGAGAGCATCCGTCGAGCCGAGCAGCCCCTGCTCGACGAGGGACAGGGGGACGCCCTCATGCACCGGGCGGCCCGTGGGCTCACCCGCGAGTGCGAGGCCCAGCTGCGCGCCGGTTCCGGTGCCCTCGGCGGCACCCGGGCGGTGGTGCTCGTGGGCCCGGGCAACAACGGTGGCGACGGCCTCTGGGCCGGGGCGTTCCTGCGCCGCGGCGGCGTGGCGGTGGTGGCCGTGCTGACGGGTTCCCGCGCGCACGAGGCGGGCCTGGAGGCGTTCAGGCGGGCGGGCGGCGTCGTCACGCGGCTGGTCGAGGACGCCGTGCGCGGCCACGGGCCCGGCGCGGCCGGAGAACAGGGAGGGGCGGCTCGCGACGCGGCGGGTGCGAGCCCCGGCAATGGGGCGGGCTCGGACGGCCCGGCCACCGACGGCACCGGCGCGGCCACCCACGGAGCGGGCGCGGGAGGTCATGGCAGCAGGAGGACCGGAGACCGGACGGCCACGGCGGATTCCCCGGCGGAGGCGGTGGCCGCCGCGGAACCCGTCGACGTGGCCGGGGCGGCGGAGCTGCTGTGGGCGGCGGACCTCGTGGTGGACGCTGTGCTCGGCACCGGCGCGAGCGGCGGGCTCAGGGGGCCGGTCGCGGACCTGGTGCGGGAATTTGAGGAACGCCGGGGCCGGGACGCGCGCGCCGGGCAGCGCCGCCCTCGCGTGGTGGCGTGCGACATCGTCTCGGGCGTGTCCGCGGACACCGGGCAGAGCCCCGGGCCCGTGCTCACGGCGGACGCGACCGTGACGTTCGGCAGCGCGAAGACCGGCCACGTCGTCTCCCCGGGGGAGCAGGCCACGGGTGCGCTGACCGTGGTGTCGATCGGCATCGAGGACCTGCTGGGCCCCGCGGCCGTGCACCGTGTGGAGCACCGGGACGTCCTGGAGGCGTGGCCGCGGCCCACGGCCACCGACACCAAGTACTCGCGCGGGGTGCTCGGCGTGGTCGCCGGGGCCCCCAGCTATCCCGGTGCGGCCATCATGTGCACGCAGGCCGCCGTGAACGCCGGAGCCGGGATGGTCCGCTTCCTGGGGGACGCCGCGGCACGGGCCATGGTGCTTACGCGCAGCCCCGAGGTGGTGTGCTCCGACGACCAGCCGTGGGACGTCCACGTGCAGGCCTGGCTCGCGGGCCCCGGCGTGGTGGGGGACGAGTCCCAGGCCGCGCGCGTGCAGGCCGTGATCGAGGCCGCCGAGCCCGCGGTGCTGGACGCCGGGGCGCTCGACGCCGCGGCGCGCTCGGTCGCGGACGCCCGGCTGGGTCCGCACAAGGTCCTCACCCCGCACGCGGGAGAGCTGTCACAGATCTTCGACTGGCTGCACGGCTTCGGGCTGTGCGAGGCGGGGGTCGAGCGCACGGAGATCGAGGCGAACCCGCTGCACTGGGCCCGCGAGGCCGCCCGGCTGACCGGGGCCACCGTGCTGCTCAAGGGGGCCACCACCGTGATCGCCTCACCCGTTGCCTCCGCACCGGGGCACCGGGCGGAGTACGCGGCAGCGGCCCCGTCCGAGCCCCGCCCGGACCGGGAGCAGGGCGGCGGAGCCGACCCCGCGGCGTCGTCGAGCACCGCGCACCGCGAGGCGTCCCCGAGCACGCCGGACGAGTGCCTGTGCCTCAGCGTGGGCGGTGCCAGTGCCTGGCTTGCGACCGCGGGGTCCGGGGACACCCTCGCCGGGATCCTCGGTACCGTGCTCGCCCACGTGGCCGAGCACCTGGACGCCCTCGCCGGCCTCGGCCCGTGGGCGTGCGGGGACGGCCGGTGGGCCGCGGCCGCGGCGCTGGGAGCCGGGCTGCACGCGCTCGCATCGCGCGCCCACGGGGAGGGCCCCGTGCCCCCGTCCGTACTCGCCGAGAACGTCCGCGCGGTCCTCACCCGTCCGTGA
- the glgX gene encoding glycogen debranching protein GlgX yields MEVWPGHPYPLGATFDGTGTNFAIFSEVADRVELCLFDEDGAETRVEVTAVDSYVWHCYLPAVQPGQRYGYRVHGPWDPSQGLRCNPDKLLLDPYAKAVEGGIDWDESLFSYNFGDEDSENHQDSAAHMMKGVVINPFFDWEGDRTPHTPYHKSVIYEAHVKGLTEQHPEVPEEQRGTYAGVSHPAVIAHLKKLGVTAVELMPVHQFVQDSTLLEKGLRNYWGYNTIAFFAPHNEYSAASHLGSQVQEFKAMVRALHQADIEVILDVVYNHTAEGNHMGPTLSMKGIDNNAYYRTVDDDHKFYMDYTGTGNSLNVRHPHSLQLIMDSLRYWVTEMRVDGFRFDLAATLAREFYDVDKLSTFFELVQQDPIVSQVKLIAEPWDIGPGGYQVGNFPPQWTEWNGKYRDTVRDFWRGEPATLGEFASRVTGSADLYENSGRRPFASVNFVTAHDGFTLRDLVSYNEKHNEANGEDNNDGESHNRSWNCGEEGPTDDAAVLALRARQQRNFLATLMLSQGTPMLLHGDELGRTQKGNNNTYCQDNELTWINWEKVDAPLVEFTAAITRLRHEHPTFRRSQFFDGRPVDMGELGEGDAMPDIAWLNTDGTPMVPSDWDEPLARAVGMWLNGEGIAGVDMRGRRITDDNFIVYFNSNPEPVDVTLPPAEYGLKWEEILDTAGRHSDGDVREHSSVLQMDGKSTVLLRAWEEPEEEPDASVAASVAVYADEG; encoded by the coding sequence ATGGAAGTTTGGCCCGGACACCCGTATCCACTGGGCGCCACGTTCGACGGCACAGGGACCAATTTCGCGATCTTCTCGGAGGTCGCCGACCGCGTGGAGCTGTGCCTGTTCGACGAGGACGGCGCCGAGACCCGCGTGGAGGTCACCGCCGTGGACAGCTACGTGTGGCACTGCTACCTCCCGGCCGTCCAGCCCGGTCAGCGCTACGGCTACCGTGTGCACGGCCCGTGGGACCCCTCCCAGGGGCTGCGCTGCAACCCCGACAAGCTGCTGCTGGACCCCTACGCCAAGGCCGTGGAGGGCGGGATCGACTGGGACGAGTCCCTGTTCTCCTACAACTTCGGCGACGAGGACTCCGAGAACCACCAGGACTCCGCCGCGCACATGATGAAGGGCGTGGTGATCAACCCGTTCTTCGACTGGGAGGGCGACCGCACCCCCCACACCCCGTACCACAAGTCCGTGATCTACGAGGCGCACGTCAAGGGCCTCACCGAGCAGCACCCCGAGGTTCCCGAGGAGCAGCGCGGCACCTACGCTGGCGTCTCCCACCCCGCGGTGATCGCCCACCTCAAGAAGCTCGGCGTCACCGCGGTGGAGCTGATGCCCGTGCACCAGTTCGTGCAGGACTCCACGCTGCTGGAGAAGGGGCTGCGCAACTACTGGGGCTACAACACCATCGCGTTCTTCGCCCCGCACAACGAGTACAGCGCCGCCTCCCACCTGGGCAGCCAGGTGCAGGAGTTCAAGGCCATGGTCCGCGCCCTGCACCAGGCGGACATCGAGGTCATCCTGGACGTGGTGTACAACCACACGGCCGAGGGCAACCACATGGGCCCCACGCTGTCCATGAAGGGCATCGACAACAACGCCTACTACCGCACCGTGGACGACGACCACAAGTTCTACATGGACTACACGGGCACCGGGAACTCGCTCAACGTGCGCCACCCGCACTCGCTGCAGCTGATCATGGACTCGCTGCGCTACTGGGTCACCGAGATGCGCGTGGACGGCTTCCGCTTCGACCTCGCCGCCACCCTCGCGCGGGAGTTCTACGACGTGGACAAGCTCTCCACGTTCTTCGAGCTCGTGCAGCAGGACCCGATCGTCTCGCAGGTCAAGCTCATCGCGGAGCCCTGGGACATCGGCCCCGGCGGCTACCAGGTGGGCAACTTCCCGCCGCAGTGGACCGAGTGGAACGGCAAGTACCGGGACACCGTGCGCGACTTCTGGCGCGGGGAGCCCGCAACGCTTGGGGAGTTCGCGTCCCGCGTGACCGGCTCCGCGGACCTCTACGAGAACAGCGGCCGCCGCCCGTTCGCCTCCGTGAACTTCGTGACCGCCCACGACGGCTTCACCCTGCGGGACCTGGTCTCCTACAACGAGAAGCACAACGAGGCCAACGGCGAGGACAACAACGACGGCGAGTCCCACAACCGCTCGTGGAACTGCGGCGAGGAGGGCCCCACGGACGACGCCGCGGTGCTGGCCCTGCGCGCCCGCCAGCAGCGCAACTTCCTGGCCACCCTGATGCTCTCCCAGGGCACCCCCATGCTGCTGCACGGGGACGAGCTGGGGCGCACCCAGAAGGGCAACAACAACACGTACTGCCAGGACAACGAGCTCACGTGGATCAACTGGGAGAAGGTGGACGCGCCCCTCGTGGAATTCACCGCGGCCATCACCCGGCTGCGCCACGAGCACCCCACGTTCCGGCGCTCGCAGTTCTTCGACGGCCGCCCCGTGGACATGGGGGAGCTGGGCGAGGGAGATGCCATGCCGGACATCGCGTGGCTCAACACCGACGGCACGCCCATGGTTCCCTCCGACTGGGACGAGCCCCTGGCCCGCGCGGTGGGCATGTGGCTCAACGGTGAGGGCATCGCGGGCGTGGACATGCGCGGCCGCCGGATCACGGACGACAACTTCATCGTGTACTTCAACTCGAATCCGGAGCCCGTGGACGTGACCCTGCCCCCGGCCGAGTACGGCTTGAAGTGGGAGGAGATCCTGGACACCGCCGGCCGGCACTCGGACGGGGACGTGCGGGAGCACTCCAGCGTGCTGCAGATGGACGGCAAGTCCACCGTGCTGCTGCGCGCGTGGGAGGAGCCCGAGGAAGAGCCGGACGCCTCCGTGGCGGCGTCGGTCGCGGTGTACGCGGACGAGGGCTGA